A section of the Hevea brasiliensis isolate MT/VB/25A 57/8 chromosome 17, ASM3005281v1, whole genome shotgun sequence genome encodes:
- the LOC110635214 gene encoding probable beta-1,4-xylosyltransferase IRX10L isoform X1, translating to MEIWKWVFVGILCYAAFASTVGAVKLGRSQPTERISGSAGDVLEDDPVGRLKVFVYELPSKYNKKILQKDPRCLTHMFAAEIFMHRFLLSSPVRTLNPEEADWFYTPVYTTCDLTPNGLPLPFKSPRMMRSAIQLISSNWPYWNRTEGADHFFVVPHDFGACFHYLEEKAIERGILHLLQRATLVQTFGQRNHVCLKEGAITVPPYAPPQKMQAHLIPGKTPRSIFVYFRGLFYDVGNDPEGGYYARGARAAVWENFKDNPLFDISTEHPTTYYEDMQRAVFCLCPLGWAPWSPRLVEAVIFGCIPVIIADDIVLPFADAIPWEEIGVFVDEKDVPNLDTILTSIPPEVILRKQRLLANPSMKQAMLFPQPAQPGDAFHQVLNGLARKLPHDKSIYLKPGEKILNWTAGPVGDLKPW from the exons atggAGATTTGGAAGTGGGTTTTTGTTGGGATTCTTTGCTATGCTGCCTTTGCATCGACTGTTGGTGCTGTGAAGCTGGGCAGGAGTCAACCCACTGAGAGGATTTCAG GTAGTGCTGGTGATGTTTTAGAAGATGATCCTGTTGGAAGACTTAAAGTTTTTGTTTATGAACTTCCAAGCAAATACAACAAGAAGATTCTGCAAAAGGATCCAAGATGCCTCACTCACATGTTTGCTGCTGAGATCTTTATGCATCGGTTTCTCTTATCTAGTCCTGTTAGAACGCTTAATCCTGAGGAAGCTGATTGGTTTTATACCCCTGTATACACCACTTGTGACTTGACACCAAATGGCCTCCCTTTGCCTTTTAAATCGCCAAGAATGATGAGAAGTGCTATCCAGCTTATTTCTTCAAACTGGCCTTATTGGAACCGGACTGAAGGTGCTGATCACTTTTTTGTTGTGCCCCATGACTTTGGAGCATGCTTCCATTATCTA GAAGAGAAGGCCATCGAAAGAGGAATTCTACACTTGCTCCAACGTGCTACCTTGGTGCAAACTTTTGGACAACGTAATCATGTTTGCTTAAAAGAGGGCGCAATAACTGTTCCTCCCTATGCCCCTCCTCAAAAAATGCAAGCCCACCTTATTCCTGGGAAAACTCCTAGGTCTATCTTTGTCTACTTCAGAGGGTTGTTCTATGATGTGGGAAATGACCCAGAAGGTGGCTATTATGCAAG agGTGCACGAGCGGCAGTGTGGGAGAACTTTAAGGACAATCCACTTTTTGACATATCCACAGAGCACCCAACTACATACTATGAAGACATGCAACGAGCTGTGTTTTGTTTGTGTCCACTTGGCTGGGCCCCATGGAGTCCGAGATTGGTTGAAGCAGTTATATTTGGTTGCATTCCCGTCATCATAGCAGATGACATTGTTTTACCCTTTGCCGATGCAATTCCATGGGAAGAAATTGGGGTTTTTGTAGATGAGAAAGATGTGCCCAACTTGGACACCATTCTAACTTCAATCCCACCTGAAGTAATACTGAGGAAGCAGAGATTGCTTGCAAACCCTTCAATGAAGCAGGCAATGCTATTCCCACAACCTGCTCAACCAGGAGATGCTTTCCATCAAGTTCTGAATGGACTTGCACGTAAACTGCCACATGACAAAAGTATTTACTTGAAGCCAGGTGAGAAGATCTTGAACTGGACTGCAGGTCCTGTTGGTGACCTGAAACCTTGGTAG
- the LOC110635214 gene encoding probable beta-1,4-xylosyltransferase IRX10L isoform X2 encodes MFAAEIFMHRFLLSSPVRTLNPEEADWFYTPVYTTCDLTPNGLPLPFKSPRMMRSAIQLISSNWPYWNRTEGADHFFVVPHDFGACFHYLEEKAIERGILHLLQRATLVQTFGQRNHVCLKEGAITVPPYAPPQKMQAHLIPGKTPRSIFVYFRGLFYDVGNDPEGGYYARGARAAVWENFKDNPLFDISTEHPTTYYEDMQRAVFCLCPLGWAPWSPRLVEAVIFGCIPVIIADDIVLPFADAIPWEEIGVFVDEKDVPNLDTILTSIPPEVILRKQRLLANPSMKQAMLFPQPAQPGDAFHQVLNGLARKLPHDKSIYLKPGEKILNWTAGPVGDLKPW; translated from the exons ATGTTTGCTGCTGAGATCTTTATGCATCGGTTTCTCTTATCTAGTCCTGTTAGAACGCTTAATCCTGAGGAAGCTGATTGGTTTTATACCCCTGTATACACCACTTGTGACTTGACACCAAATGGCCTCCCTTTGCCTTTTAAATCGCCAAGAATGATGAGAAGTGCTATCCAGCTTATTTCTTCAAACTGGCCTTATTGGAACCGGACTGAAGGTGCTGATCACTTTTTTGTTGTGCCCCATGACTTTGGAGCATGCTTCCATTATCTA GAAGAGAAGGCCATCGAAAGAGGAATTCTACACTTGCTCCAACGTGCTACCTTGGTGCAAACTTTTGGACAACGTAATCATGTTTGCTTAAAAGAGGGCGCAATAACTGTTCCTCCCTATGCCCCTCCTCAAAAAATGCAAGCCCACCTTATTCCTGGGAAAACTCCTAGGTCTATCTTTGTCTACTTCAGAGGGTTGTTCTATGATGTGGGAAATGACCCAGAAGGTGGCTATTATGCAAG agGTGCACGAGCGGCAGTGTGGGAGAACTTTAAGGACAATCCACTTTTTGACATATCCACAGAGCACCCAACTACATACTATGAAGACATGCAACGAGCTGTGTTTTGTTTGTGTCCACTTGGCTGGGCCCCATGGAGTCCGAGATTGGTTGAAGCAGTTATATTTGGTTGCATTCCCGTCATCATAGCAGATGACATTGTTTTACCCTTTGCCGATGCAATTCCATGGGAAGAAATTGGGGTTTTTGTAGATGAGAAAGATGTGCCCAACTTGGACACCATTCTAACTTCAATCCCACCTGAAGTAATACTGAGGAAGCAGAGATTGCTTGCAAACCCTTCAATGAAGCAGGCAATGCTATTCCCACAACCTGCTCAACCAGGAGATGCTTTCCATCAAGTTCTGAATGGACTTGCACGTAAACTGCCACATGACAAAAGTATTTACTTGAAGCCAGGTGAGAAGATCTTGAACTGGACTGCAGGTCCTGTTGGTGACCTGAAACCTTGGTAG